A genomic stretch from Edaphobacter aggregans includes:
- a CDS encoding TonB-dependent receptor: MNLDKFENEFSMQRKQGVVRGFLSLLLLVVFGTATALAQIDTGTITGVIRDAQGAVVQGATVTIRNVATGVVTTTKTNNDGNYEALGLIPGNYSVEATSTGFGVTKNPLVEVHVKTRAQVDFSLTVGANQERIEVNEVGVTLQTQSADVGIVVGSQQITDLPLNARRYADLALLAPGIFKNPSVANPAPDRFSSNGNTETQNYFALDGVDNNSGSTNLQEGSVQNVQPPPDAIQEFRLQTRTYSTEFGTSAGAVVNASIKSGTNQFHGNAFLFARNSVFDSNTYFNRQKGIPKGTFSQNQFGGTIGGPIYRDHTFFFGDYQGLRSQKDVTESSVVPSANMKTGNFSELSSTTYPLNSIATGQAGCITPATRIISPSCLDPVGVKLAALFPDPNDPRVPVWTGATNYNYVFLSPTQNNSTDLRIDHKLRANDTIFGRYSFLQQHRQDPLWTSNPIAGNGGFATDYAIRNQGVALGWTHVFSSSAVNQARYGFSRDNAHSNPIGLQLGTSNAPDYGLTGIPVSPYTAGIPPIYISGLVTLGVDRFRPQFQASQTFQFIDIFTKLLGAHSLMFGYQYHRNTDTFLDLQAPQGFMQSTGIYTNKSGFGVADFMLGDIASTIYNTPLDVHQFLPGHSFFGQDTWRVAKNLTVNYGLRYELYAPMLNRTNSVSNFSPANGGSLVPASVTAGGWSDRALINADKNNVAPRFGFSYQSSERVVFRGGYGIFYQFINRIGSESQLALNQPFLKAVQTSQTNGSVTPVFQLMNGFPGALYSGSVVPLTLQKNNWQDPNQRTSYIQQASFGPQVLLTSNTVMELTWVGNWGRKMNRLSNANQGQVIGFANPAQAIVQFPYANLNTTTTAIGGTGTHSFLEFSSNEGNTSYNSLQASLRRPLVKGLGYQISYTWAHAITDFVDNLTGGSTPQNAFDYSHERSNSPFDQRHRFVASGLWRLPFGQDGWIMNNDSKAARLLGNWQLNGIVTLQTGLPLNITAPDNSQTGGNHAAYANCVSDPFANTTTSRIAISTQNVPGVFINPNGFSIPGPGTFGTCRPRLFHGPGSQNVDMSLFKQFPLGEVRKIELRFEFFNLFNHANFANPATSMSNTATFGKVSSTVNDPREIQMAGKFYF; this comes from the coding sequence ATGAATCTAGATAAGTTTGAGAATGAGTTTTCGATGCAGAGGAAACAAGGGGTTGTTCGCGGCTTTTTAAGCCTGCTACTCCTTGTCGTTTTTGGCACTGCAACCGCGTTGGCGCAAATCGATACAGGAACGATCACCGGCGTTATACGCGATGCTCAGGGGGCCGTGGTGCAGGGAGCAACGGTGACAATACGCAATGTCGCAACTGGCGTTGTCACGACGACGAAGACAAACAACGATGGAAACTATGAGGCGCTCGGTCTGATTCCGGGGAACTACTCCGTTGAAGCTACGTCAACTGGATTTGGTGTGACAAAGAATCCTTTGGTTGAGGTACACGTAAAGACGCGCGCGCAGGTGGATTTCTCCTTGACGGTGGGTGCGAACCAGGAGCGGATTGAAGTAAACGAAGTCGGTGTGACGTTGCAGACACAGTCGGCCGATGTGGGTATTGTTGTTGGGTCACAGCAGATCACCGATCTTCCTCTCAATGCCAGGCGGTATGCAGACCTTGCGCTGCTGGCTCCGGGCATCTTCAAAAACCCCTCGGTTGCTAACCCCGCGCCTGATCGGTTCAGTTCGAACGGCAACACTGAGACGCAGAACTACTTTGCACTGGATGGCGTAGATAACAACTCTGGTTCGACGAATCTGCAAGAGGGTTCCGTGCAGAACGTTCAGCCTCCGCCGGATGCGATTCAGGAGTTTCGCTTGCAGACCCGCACGTACTCGACGGAGTTCGGTACCTCGGCAGGGGCCGTCGTCAACGCCTCGATCAAGAGCGGAACAAACCAATTTCATGGCAACGCTTTTTTGTTTGCCCGAAACAGCGTTTTCGATTCGAATACATATTTCAATCGACAAAAGGGTATCCCCAAGGGAACCTTTAGTCAGAATCAATTTGGTGGCACTATCGGTGGTCCCATCTACCGCGACCATACCTTTTTCTTTGGTGACTACCAGGGTCTTCGAAGCCAGAAGGATGTGACGGAGTCCTCTGTGGTGCCTTCTGCCAATATGAAGACCGGTAATTTCAGCGAGTTGAGCAGCACTACTTATCCACTGAACAGCATAGCCACGGGACAGGCAGGCTGCATCACGCCCGCCACCAGAATTATTTCGCCAAGCTGTCTGGACCCTGTTGGGGTGAAACTCGCGGCACTCTTTCCCGACCCAAACGATCCGCGGGTGCCCGTGTGGACCGGCGCTACGAATTACAATTACGTATTCCTTTCGCCGACACAGAACAACTCCACCGATCTTCGAATCGATCACAAGCTTCGCGCGAACGATACGATCTTCGGGCGCTACAGCTTCTTGCAGCAGCATAGGCAAGATCCGTTATGGACCTCAAACCCCATTGCCGGCAACGGAGGCTTTGCGACGGATTACGCTATCCGTAACCAAGGCGTTGCCCTTGGATGGACACACGTGTTCTCTTCCAGCGCGGTTAATCAGGCTCGCTATGGCTTTTCCCGCGACAACGCGCACAGCAACCCGATCGGGCTTCAGCTCGGCACCTCAAATGCACCGGACTACGGCTTAACCGGAATTCCGGTGTCTCCTTATACCGCTGGGATCCCTCCTATTTATATTTCGGGTCTGGTTACGCTTGGCGTGGATCGTTTTCGACCCCAATTTCAAGCGTCGCAGACCTTTCAATTCATCGATATCTTTACCAAGCTGTTGGGTGCGCATAGCTTGATGTTTGGCTATCAGTATCACCGCAACACAGACACTTTCCTTGACTTGCAGGCGCCGCAGGGATTTATGCAATCCACTGGAATTTACACGAACAAATCAGGGTTCGGAGTGGCTGACTTCATGCTCGGTGATATTGCCTCAACCATCTACAACACGCCTCTGGATGTACATCAATTTCTGCCCGGCCATTCGTTCTTTGGTCAGGATACCTGGCGCGTCGCCAAGAATCTCACCGTGAATTATGGACTGAGGTATGAGCTCTATGCACCGATGCTGAATCGCACTAACTCGGTCTCCAACTTCTCCCCTGCGAACGGAGGCTCTCTTGTTCCGGCATCCGTCACTGCGGGAGGTTGGAGTGATCGTGCCCTTATCAATGCTGACAAAAACAACGTAGCTCCGCGCTTTGGCTTTAGCTATCAGTCTTCGGAGAGAGTTGTCTTTCGCGGCGGATATGGCATCTTCTATCAGTTCATCAATCGCATCGGTTCCGAGTCCCAGCTCGCGTTAAATCAACCTTTTCTGAAGGCAGTGCAGACTTCGCAGACTAATGGAAGCGTGACACCCGTGTTCCAGCTAATGAATGGGTTTCCTGGAGCCTTGTATTCAGGTTCGGTTGTTCCATTGACTCTGCAGAAAAATAACTGGCAGGATCCAAATCAGCGCACCAGTTACATACAGCAAGCGAGCTTTGGTCCACAGGTGTTGTTGACTTCCAATACTGTGATGGAGCTGACGTGGGTAGGGAACTGGGGACGCAAAATGAACCGGTTAAGCAACGCAAACCAGGGACAGGTGATTGGTTTTGCTAATCCAGCCCAGGCTATCGTGCAGTTTCCCTATGCCAACCTGAATACAACCACCACGGCAATCGGTGGTACTGGAACACACTCATTTTTGGAGTTCTCATCGAATGAAGGCAATACAAGCTATAACTCGCTCCAGGCAAGCTTGCGGCGCCCCCTGGTCAAGGGACTTGGTTATCAGATCAGCTATACCTGGGCACATGCCATTACAGACTTCGTAGATAATCTGACTGGCGGATCAACCCCACAGAATGCATTTGACTATTCGCATGAACGAAGCAACTCTCCTTTCGACCAGAGGCACCGTTTCGTCGCGAGTGGTTTGTGGAGACTGCCGTTTGGCCAGGATGGATGGATTATGAACAACGATTCGAAGGCCGCGCGATTGCTGGGCAACTGGCAGCTCAACGGTATTGTGACGTTACAAACTGGTCTGCCATTGAACATTACAGCGCCGGATAACAGCCAGACAGGCGGAAATCATGCGGCATACGCAAATTGTGTCAGCGATCCATTCGCGAATACAACGACGAGCCGTATCGCTATTTCGACGCAAAATGTTCCCGGTGTCTTCATCAACCCAAATGGATTTTCGATCCCTGGACCTGGCACCTTCGGTACGTGCAGACCGCGCCTGTTCCACGGCCCTGGCAGTCAAAATGTGGATATGAGTCTCTTTAAGCAATTCCCACTCGGAGAGGTGCGAAAGATCGAGCTGCGTTTTGAGTTTTTCAATCTGTTTAATCACGCCAACTTCGCCAACCCGGCGACCAGTATGAGTAATACGGCGACCTTTGGCAAAGTGAGTTCCACTGTGAACGATCCACGCGAAATTCAAATGGCCGGTAAGTTCTACTTCTAA
- a CDS encoding PIG-L family deacetylase — MRFNLKSSIRVAFALALLPPLLGNGFDASSKPVEDARPIPVDRGAAATWQALMKLRTRASMLMIVAHPDDEDGATLAYESRGLGVRTDLMTLDRGEGGANVMSSDLWDALGLVRTEELLQAGRYYGLDGQYFSSLADYGFSKSLKEALDQWGHDRVLAEAVRVVRTVRPLVVTSVFVGGPTDGHGQHATAGLMAQEVFKAAGDPNMFPEQILAGLMPWTPVKVYARAPFFRTSEKGSYDYATHHWGPVGVQNHVTEQWEPGQVSATLAVPVGTYDSLAGLTYSQISREGLGFQKSQNGGSDVPMPTDQVARYHRFGSHIPSKDKEESFFDGIDVSLVGIADLAGPTPPAFLKSGLEQINGFVESAISGFSAQNPSAVAATLAKGLKATNALVDGVEKSALPAENKYNVLHELRVKQKQFNTALVASLGISAEAEVVPAARGGDIPAEFRGAQQSFQMATPGQSFHVGVHLFDGGKLPVEIESVALNAPSGKNWSATLDAATPKQIEPGKAADVRFAVKVPEDEPYSRPYFSRPDMEQPYYDIADKAAIDKPQGPYPLAATVRYQFDGLTLETSNVVQVINKVTGPGTLRSPMPVGPAISVALNPSAGIVPLGEKSFPVSVRLHNNTEGTAKANVRLNLPDGWISEPASVPVGFTHRGEEQAVPFTVHPNSITQKPYEITAVAEYDGKQYKEGYVSVGYTGLRPYFLYSPATYKTTGADVKMASSQKIAYIEGSGDDIPAALEALGVHVSFLSAQDLASGDLSKYDSIVVGVRAYAVRPDLIANNARLLKYVEDGGVVIVQYNTPEFDHNYGPYPYVMSNDPEEVTDEKSAVTILNPKHPLFTWPNAITSKDFDGWIEERGSKFLVSWDKQYESLLETHDAEQDPQKGGLLYARYGRGAYIYNAYAFYRQLPLGVPGAYRIFANMLSLPKNPQFRSGE, encoded by the coding sequence ATGCGTTTCAATCTGAAGAGTTCCATCCGAGTGGCATTTGCTCTTGCGCTTCTTCCTCCGCTCCTTGGCAATGGGTTTGATGCTTCCAGTAAGCCGGTTGAAGATGCGCGGCCTATTCCGGTCGACCGTGGCGCGGCGGCGACCTGGCAAGCACTGATGAAGCTGCGTACCCGCGCAAGTATGCTCATGATTGTGGCTCATCCGGACGACGAGGATGGAGCAACGCTTGCCTATGAGAGCCGGGGTCTTGGCGTTCGAACCGATCTTATGACGCTGGATCGAGGCGAAGGTGGCGCGAACGTAATGTCATCCGATCTGTGGGATGCGCTTGGGTTGGTTCGTACGGAGGAGCTGCTGCAGGCAGGTCGTTACTATGGGCTCGATGGCCAGTATTTTTCGTCCCTCGCAGACTATGGCTTTTCAAAGTCCTTGAAAGAGGCGCTTGATCAGTGGGGCCACGATCGCGTTTTGGCTGAGGCGGTTCGGGTTGTTCGTACGGTGCGTCCTCTCGTCGTTACTTCGGTCTTTGTGGGTGGTCCCACGGATGGGCATGGACAACATGCAACTGCCGGTCTGATGGCGCAGGAGGTCTTCAAAGCAGCGGGCGATCCGAATATGTTTCCCGAGCAGATCCTAGCAGGGCTGATGCCATGGACACCGGTGAAGGTATATGCGCGAGCCCCGTTTTTTCGTACATCTGAGAAAGGTTCCTACGATTATGCGACCCATCACTGGGGACCGGTAGGTGTGCAGAATCACGTCACGGAGCAATGGGAGCCGGGCCAGGTGTCCGCAACTCTAGCTGTTCCCGTAGGGACCTACGACAGCCTTGCAGGCCTGACCTATTCGCAGATCTCGCGCGAAGGTCTCGGTTTTCAGAAATCTCAGAATGGCGGCTCGGATGTGCCGATGCCTACTGATCAGGTGGCCCGATATCATCGGTTCGGTTCGCATATTCCCTCCAAAGACAAGGAAGAGAGTTTTTTCGATGGGATCGATGTATCCCTCGTCGGAATTGCAGACCTTGCAGGCCCCACACCGCCGGCATTTCTAAAGAGTGGGCTGGAGCAGATCAATGGCTTTGTCGAGAGCGCAATCTCGGGATTTTCTGCCCAAAATCCATCCGCGGTTGCAGCAACGCTTGCGAAAGGACTTAAGGCGACCAATGCGCTTGTGGATGGAGTGGAAAAGAGTGCGCTGCCCGCTGAAAACAAATACAACGTACTCCACGAACTTAGAGTGAAGCAAAAGCAGTTCAATACAGCTTTGGTTGCTTCACTCGGCATCTCGGCTGAAGCCGAGGTGGTTCCGGCGGCAAGGGGCGGCGATATCCCGGCAGAGTTTCGGGGTGCACAGCAGAGCTTTCAGATGGCGACGCCAGGTCAAAGCTTTCATGTTGGTGTACATCTCTTCGACGGCGGCAAGCTGCCGGTAGAGATAGAATCGGTCGCGCTGAATGCACCATCCGGTAAGAATTGGAGCGCTACTCTTGATGCTGCAACGCCAAAGCAAATTGAACCTGGCAAAGCTGCTGACGTTCGTTTTGCGGTCAAGGTTCCAGAGGATGAGCCGTATAGCCGACCCTACTTTAGCCGTCCGGATATGGAACAGCCTTATTACGATATCGCTGACAAAGCGGCGATAGATAAGCCTCAGGGACCATATCCGCTCGCTGCTACTGTACGCTACCAGTTCGATGGATTGACGCTGGAGACATCCAACGTCGTACAAGTGATCAATAAAGTGACCGGCCCCGGTACACTTCGATCTCCAATGCCTGTGGGACCTGCAATCTCAGTAGCTCTGAATCCGAGTGCGGGAATCGTACCGCTTGGCGAGAAATCGTTTCCAGTGAGCGTTCGACTACACAACAATACTGAGGGAACGGCCAAAGCAAACGTCCGCCTTAATCTTCCGGACGGATGGATCTCGGAACCAGCGTCTGTCCCGGTGGGGTTTACTCACAGAGGGGAAGAACAGGCGGTGCCTTTTACAGTCCACCCCAATTCGATCACGCAAAAACCGTATGAAATTACCGCCGTTGCTGAGTACGATGGCAAGCAATACAAAGAAGGATATGTTTCGGTTGGCTACACCGGTCTACGTCCTTACTTCCTCTATAGCCCTGCGACCTATAAGACAACGGGAGCCGATGTAAAGATGGCGTCCTCACAGAAGATCGCTTATATCGAAGGTAGTGGTGACGATATACCTGCCGCACTTGAAGCGCTGGGTGTTCACGTATCGTTTCTCTCTGCACAGGACCTGGCGAGCGGGGATCTCAGCAAATATGATTCGATCGTGGTAGGTGTTCGAGCCTATGCGGTGCGACCGGACCTGATCGCAAACAATGCACGTCTGCTGAAATATGTAGAAGACGGCGGCGTGGTAATAGTGCAATACAACACGCCGGAGTTTGACCATAACTACGGGCCATATCCCTACGTCATGTCGAATGATCCGGAAGAGGTCACGGACGAGAAGTCCGCTGTCACGATTCTCAATCCGAAGCACCCACTGTTTACGTGGCCGAATGCCATCACTTCAAAAGATTTTGATGGATGGATTGAAGAGCGAGGATCGAAGTTCCTCGTCTCCTGGGACAAACAATACGAATCGTTGCTCGAGACCCATGATGCCGAGCAGGATCCGCAGAAGGGTGGGCTTCTGTACGCGCGTTACGGAAGGGGAGCCTATATCTACAACGCATACGCTTTTTATCGGCAACTTCCGCTCGGTGTGCCAGGTGCCTACCGCATCTTCGCAAACATGCTAAGCCTACCGAAAAATCCGCAGTTCCGCAGTGGCGAATAG
- a CDS encoding trypsin-like peptidase domain-containing protein, translating into MNRMRFAVLVFVVVDLCGLLVCGHLSAGQLPCEVEKSTRAQVVMVSAAEGACAAGIVVGFDAQTVYIATAAHIVGDLSVNPLPRVRIRFDGLSGDPRLGAISHFDPPDKSDLAVVNIKRDPALNAFLGQIDFHILSSVPLPQSDSPVHSIGCSGLTWWKTGNNETLLPSDHDYLRFHSDMEQGQSGGALYTEAWELGADAVAAERQHTLCPSH; encoded by the coding sequence ATGAACCGAATGCGCTTCGCAGTTCTTGTGTTTGTAGTGGTTGACCTCTGCGGTTTGCTTGTTTGCGGCCACCTATCGGCTGGCCAACTTCCTTGTGAAGTCGAAAAGAGTACGCGGGCACAAGTGGTGATGGTAAGCGCAGCGGAAGGTGCTTGCGCAGCGGGGATCGTTGTTGGTTTTGATGCGCAGACGGTTTACATCGCTACTGCGGCACACATCGTGGGTGATCTTTCAGTCAATCCGCTACCCCGGGTGAGGATCCGATTCGATGGTCTTTCTGGCGACCCTCGCTTAGGAGCGATCTCGCATTTTGATCCTCCGGATAAAAGCGATCTGGCGGTCGTCAATATAAAGAGGGACCCAGCCCTGAATGCTTTCCTGGGGCAGATTGACTTTCACATCCTCTCCTCCGTCCCTCTGCCGCAGAGCGACAGTCCGGTCCACAGCATCGGGTGTTCCGGCCTCACATGGTGGAAAACCGGCAACAACGAGACACTGTTGCCCTCGGATCATGACTATCTGAGATTTCATTCGGACATGGAGCAGGGGCAATCCGGAGGAGCGTTGTACACAGAAGCTTGGGAACTGGGTGCGGATGCCGTTGCGGCAGAACGGCAACATACTCTCTGCCCGTCCCATTGA
- a CDS encoding APC family permease — protein sequence METQTAPAGQQLDRGMGLAGAMSANILSMVGVGPFLTIPLALAAMGGPQAMLGWIAGALLCLCDGMVWAELGSALPRSGGPYHYLLQAFGPTSWGRLVSFLFLWQTLLIGPISIASGAVGFGEYSNFLAPHLRHRQLVAIAMVLCLLNTGLLCRNIRSISKISIVVTTAVLGTCCWIVISGMIHFHAVTAFNFPAHAFQPSRAFWFGLGSAALIATYDYGGYNNVCLIGEEVSNPRRTIPRAVIYSIILVAILYLAMNLSILGTVPWQQGQYSKAIVADYMQILYGRWGGVFVSLLILIASWGSVFAILLGFSRVPYTAAADGHFFKPFARLHPTGKFPSTSLLVMGALSAVACLFSLADLISVLIVVQTMTQFMAQCVAVILLRHKAIAAPASFRMPLYPLPAIVALGGWLYIVLSSKVSHILIGIAMTITGTTVYLLQAKRKQEWPFHAYDQI from the coding sequence ATGGAAACACAGACGGCTCCTGCTGGACAACAACTCGATCGTGGCATGGGCCTCGCAGGGGCGATGTCGGCCAACATTCTCAGCATGGTTGGAGTTGGTCCATTTCTCACTATTCCGCTCGCACTGGCGGCAATGGGCGGCCCCCAAGCCATGCTTGGCTGGATAGCAGGAGCTTTGCTGTGCCTGTGCGACGGAATGGTATGGGCGGAATTGGGCTCTGCATTGCCCCGCTCCGGTGGGCCATACCACTACCTGCTACAGGCTTTTGGGCCTACCAGCTGGGGACGCCTGGTTAGCTTTTTATTTCTCTGGCAAACATTGCTCATTGGGCCTATATCCATTGCATCCGGGGCCGTTGGCTTTGGCGAATACTCAAACTTTCTTGCACCGCACCTAAGACATAGGCAACTGGTCGCTATCGCGATGGTGCTGTGTCTATTGAATACTGGGCTGCTGTGTCGCAACATCCGGTCGATCAGCAAGATTTCTATTGTCGTTACCACCGCAGTGCTCGGCACTTGTTGTTGGATCGTAATTAGTGGGATGATCCACTTTCATGCTGTTACCGCCTTCAATTTCCCTGCTCATGCCTTCCAGCCATCACGTGCGTTCTGGTTCGGGCTAGGTTCTGCAGCGTTGATCGCGACCTATGACTACGGTGGTTACAACAATGTTTGCCTCATTGGGGAAGAAGTTAGTAATCCCAGAAGGACAATACCGCGTGCGGTGATCTACTCCATCATTCTGGTCGCGATTCTTTATCTGGCGATGAACCTGTCCATCCTGGGCACGGTGCCATGGCAGCAAGGGCAATACTCCAAGGCCATCGTCGCTGACTATATGCAGATTCTCTACGGACGGTGGGGCGGAGTATTTGTCTCGCTGTTAATTCTGATCGCAAGCTGGGGTTCAGTTTTTGCTATTCTCCTCGGCTTCTCGCGAGTTCCCTATACGGCTGCAGCGGATGGTCACTTCTTCAAACCCTTTGCGCGGCTTCATCCCACCGGAAAATTTCCATCGACATCGCTTCTGGTAATGGGAGCGCTGTCCGCCGTGGCATGTCTCTTTTCGCTTGCTGATCTCATCTCTGTCCTCATCGTAGTACAGACGATGACGCAGTTCATGGCGCAGTGCGTGGCAGTGATTCTTCTGCGACATAAGGCAATCGCTGCACCAGCCAGCTTTCGCATGCCTCTTTACCCTCTGCCGGCTATCGTTGCGCTCGGAGGGTGGCTGTATATCGTTCTCAGCAGCAAGGTCTCCCACATTCTGATAGGCATTGCAATGACAATTACAGGAACCACCGTGTATCTGTTACAGGCCAAACGTAAACAGGAGTGGCCGTTCCACGCATATGACCAAATATGA
- a CDS encoding 6-phospho-beta-glucosidase yields MSKLTRRKIAFIGGGGVRTPLVVFGVNESVQSLGAEELVLFDPDRDRVRIMAELGRSIVAQEGGSLRVRVAASIEDAVDGAAFVMNSIRVGGIRSRAHDERIAIEHGYPGQETTGPGGVAMALRTVSVAVEQAKLVERLSPQAWLINFTNPAGLITQAIRHHTGARVVGICDTPSEILHRIQTALGASRDEVRSEYVGLNHLGWIRRIHLRGEDVTERLLADDAFLSQIYSVPLFEHELIRALKLIPTEYLFFYYSRRRALDNQRRQGSTRGAEVEQLNNRLISGLAQLLQKGDSKGAIATYVNYLNTRSGSYMKLEGDGGSALACAEDWAEDPFRVASGYHRIALDVMNALCGKQSKRIVVNTQNLGSIPEMEATDIVEVSCRIVADTITPEPCGALPEAVRGLVLAVKAYERAAIEAALSGSELAARKAMLLYPAIGEWEPSKELLEQLIVHC; encoded by the coding sequence ATGAGCAAACTTACGCGCCGTAAAATTGCATTTATCGGTGGGGGCGGCGTTCGCACACCGCTTGTAGTCTTCGGTGTGAATGAATCGGTGCAGAGTTTGGGCGCGGAGGAACTTGTTCTCTTCGACCCCGACCGAGACCGCGTTCGCATTATGGCCGAACTGGGGAGATCAATTGTCGCGCAGGAGGGCGGCAGTCTTCGGGTACGCGTAGCTGCGTCGATTGAAGATGCTGTCGACGGCGCCGCCTTTGTGATGAACAGCATTCGTGTCGGTGGCATTAGATCGCGTGCTCATGACGAGCGGATCGCAATCGAGCACGGATATCCGGGCCAGGAGACCACGGGACCAGGCGGAGTCGCAATGGCTTTACGCACTGTATCTGTTGCTGTGGAACAAGCGAAATTAGTCGAGCGACTAAGTCCACAGGCATGGCTGATCAATTTTACGAATCCTGCTGGACTGATTACGCAAGCGATTCGACATCATACGGGAGCGAGAGTGGTCGGTATATGTGATACGCCCAGTGAGATATTGCACCGTATTCAGACCGCATTGGGTGCTAGTCGCGACGAAGTGCGTTCCGAGTATGTAGGGCTTAATCATCTTGGATGGATTCGTCGCATTCATCTTCGCGGCGAGGACGTCACGGAACGACTGCTTGCAGATGACGCTTTCCTGAGTCAGATCTACTCTGTTCCACTTTTCGAACATGAGCTTATTCGCGCTTTGAAGCTTATCCCGACGGAGTACCTTTTCTTCTATTACTCCCGCCGCAGGGCCCTGGACAATCAACGCAGACAGGGCAGTACGCGCGGGGCAGAGGTGGAACAGCTCAACAACCGGTTGATCTCCGGTCTGGCGCAACTGTTGCAGAAGGGTGATTCCAAGGGTGCCATCGCAACCTACGTGAACTATCTCAATACTCGGTCCGGATCGTATATGAAGCTCGAGGGCGATGGCGGTTCGGCATTGGCTTGTGCAGAAGACTGGGCCGAAGATCCTTTTCGAGTCGCGAGTGGATACCATCGAATAGCGCTTGACGTTATGAATGCCCTATGTGGCAAACAGTCAAAGCGCATTGTCGTCAACACTCAGAATTTGGGCAGTATCCCAGAGATGGAAGCGACCGATATCGTTGAGGTTTCATGCCGAATCGTTGCGGACACCATCACGCCTGAGCCTTGTGGCGCTTTGCCCGAAGCGGTTCGCGGGTTAGTCTTAGCGGTTAAGGCCTACGAGCGCGCCGCGATTGAGGCGGCGCTTTCAGGCTCTGAGCTCGCAGCTCGTAAAGCAATGCTGCTCTATCCTGCCATTGGAGAGTGGGAACCCTCAAAGGAGCTTCTGGAACAATTGATTGTGCATTGCTAA
- a CDS encoding carbohydrate kinase family protein, producing MTKYDVAVVGEIYIDHIFTGFSAWPQPGEESFARQYHREIGGGAANTACALGRLERTVDLIGIIGASDTDWFEARLMEFGVSSNGIHRAAGNTGVTASVSMVDDRSFFTYTGANEQLMDMLRSNVMLTSLTRARHVHFALPLDRELARDLLPALREAGCTTSLDVGFQRTWLTSQANLDTCRTIDYFLPNEREALLLCGGGAAEYLAFAQKNGLQAAVIKLGPYGAAMQVNHMTYKVSSPAVDVVDTTGAGDAFNAGFIDALLDEAAPEDCLRRACICGGLSTRVEGSLRALPRREEVIDIYEQTYAP from the coding sequence ATGACCAAATATGACGTCGCTGTCGTAGGCGAAATCTATATCGACCATATCTTCACCGGTTTCTCTGCATGGCCACAACCGGGAGAGGAATCGTTTGCCCGCCAATACCATCGGGAAATTGGCGGCGGGGCTGCAAACACTGCGTGTGCGTTGGGCAGGCTTGAACGAACGGTCGATCTGATTGGCATTATTGGCGCTTCAGACACTGACTGGTTTGAGGCTCGATTGATGGAGTTTGGCGTTTCGAGCAACGGGATACATCGAGCAGCAGGCAATACCGGCGTTACTGCGAGCGTCTCGATGGTGGATGATCGATCGTTTTTCACTTACACGGGTGCAAACGAGCAGTTGATGGATATGCTGCGCTCCAACGTCATGCTTACGTCATTGACGCGAGCGCGCCATGTGCACTTTGCGCTACCGCTGGACCGTGAGCTCGCCAGAGATCTACTGCCTGCGTTACGAGAGGCTGGCTGCACAACATCACTTGACGTTGGATTTCAGCGGACGTGGTTAACCTCTCAGGCCAATCTCGATACCTGTCGTACTATCGACTATTTTTTACCTAACGAGAGAGAAGCACTGTTGCTTTGCGGTGGGGGCGCAGCCGAATATTTGGCATTCGCGCAAAAGAATGGGTTACAGGCAGCCGTGATCAAGCTTGGTCCGTATGGTGCAGCCATGCAGGTAAATCACATGACGTATAAAGTATCGTCGCCCGCAGTAGATGTGGTCGACACGACCGGCGCAGGTGATGCGTTCAACGCTGGCTTTATTGATGCATTACTGGACGAGGCCGCTCCCGAGGATTGCCTACGTCGCGCTTGTATCTGTGGTGGGCTTTCAACACGTGTAGAAGGATCGTTGCGCGCATTGCCACGCCGCGAGGAGGTTATCGATATTTATGAGCAAACTTACGCGCCGTAA